Proteins encoded by one window of Salvia splendens isolate huo1 chromosome 14, SspV2, whole genome shotgun sequence:
- the LOC121764373 gene encoding serine/threonine-protein phosphatase 7 long form homolog produces MGFGGVLRCGQPKDIDHHLITALIERWRPETHTFHFPYGGATVTLEDVEVLWGFKVDGDAVTGYIPTKDVSYWIQLCLDYLGFVPDTVELKEMVWKQTSLSNQLRIELSDEHDQYIYVQQLCASYSWGGATLACLYHNLCEAALARRSDVGGACTLLQLWAWERIPNIRSKMLNPVHIDYAPCAVAWGGPTSYVKALGHCIENFRDQFSRMHANQFIWRPYVMRNMPDICVDGRPIWTSITTLNCWNMVEPHLPQRVLRQFGIVQPYIPLVNRFHGSDFVKRDRHGKSGRNWVEYHANHIQDWDNRHNMVWTDLEYSNEPIATDEYIDWFRRITVVYLTKPGVHAQEGFHETASSHSYAVETLRHFLSGQDMTGRPDLFTISRMVEDGLQISGETEMMDYRPSQRSELDIDMPVRQKGSDVERRKLLVESRHLQGWMLIW; encoded by the exons ATGGGGTTCGGCGGCGTATTGAGGTGTGGTCAACCGAaggacattgaccaccatcttattaCCGCGTTGATTGAACgctggaggccagagactcataCGTTTCACTTTCCATACGGTGGAGCGACAGTGACtttggaagacgtggaggtcttatggggcttCAAAGTTGACGGGGATGCTGtgacgggttacatccccaCTAAAGATGTCAGCTATTGGATACAACTGTGTTTGGATTATCTTGGATTTGTACCAGATACAGTTGAACTGAAAGAAATGGTTTGgaagcagacaagcttatcaaaTCAACTGAGGATTGAGTTGAGTGATGAACACGACCAGTACATATATGTTCAAC AACTATGTGCTAgctatagctggggtggtgcgacTCTTGCTTGTTTGTACCACAATTTATGTGAAGCTGCTCTTGCTAGGAGGAGCGATGTCGGGGGAGCGTGTACTTTGTTACAGttgtgggcttgggagagaatcccaaatataaGATCGAAGATGCTAAATCCCGTACATATAGACTACGCACCATGTGCTgtcgc atggGGTGGTCCGACATCATATGTAAAAGCACTTGGGCATTGCATTGAAAATTTCAGAGATCAGTTCTCCAGAATGCACGCCAACCAA tttatttggaggccttatGTCATGCGAAACATGCCGGACATTTGTGTTgacggtcgtcctatatggacgtcGATCACAACTCTTAATTGCTGGAATATGGTTGAGCCACACTTGCCACAACGAGTGTTGCgacaatttgggattgtccaaccgtatatcccgctTGTCAACCGGTTCCACGGATCTGATTTTGTGAAACGGGATCGTCATGGCAAATCTGGCCGAAATTGGGTTGAGTACCACGCCAATCATATACAGGATTGGGACAATAGGCACAACATGGTGTGGACTGATCTGGAGTACTCAAATGAGCCTATTGCAACTGATGAATATATAGATTGGTTTCGCCGGATAACTGTGGTGTACTTAACTAAACCTGGCGTGCATGCTCAAGAGGGCTTCCATGAAACGGCATCCTCTCATAGCTACGCG gtggagacgctaCGCCACTTTCTAAGTGGGCAAGACATGACAGGACGACCGGATTTGTTCAcaatttcgaggatggttgaagatgGTCTGCAGATATCTGGGGAGACTGAGATGATGGACTACCGTCCTTCCCAGCGCTCTGAGCTGGACATTGACATGCCCGTGAGGCAAAAGGGAAGCGACGTGGAAAGAAGAAAACTGCTGGTGGAGAGTCGTCATCTTCAAGGATGGATGCTCATTTGGTAG
- the LOC121765749 gene encoding auxin response factor 18-like — protein sequence MLTFMESKERSKESEKCLDSQLWHACAGSMVQMPPVNSNVFYFPQGHFEHVSGSLDLRNCPRLPAYVSCRVSAVKFMADPDTDEVFAKIRLVPVEGNEVDLDKDGAAEVNGLESQDKPSSFAKTLTQSDANNGGGFSVPRYCAETIFPRLDYTADPPVQTILVKDVHGEVWNFRHIYRGTPRRHLLTTGWSTFVNHKKLVAGDSIVFLRAENGDLCVGIRRAKNGIGGGSEVPSQWSPGGGGCALPYGGFSMFFKEDESKLSRNGGGNNNGSLVSKGRRVKTEDVIEAATLGANGKPFEVIYYPRASNPEFCVMTSLVKAALQIHWCSGMRFKMAFETEDSSRISWFMGTISSAVVADPARWPDSPWRLLQVRWDEPDLLQNVKRVNPWSIELVSNLPNIHLSPFSSPHKKLRLPHPPDFSIDGHLPFPAFTGSHPLGSSYPFGCLTDNAPAGMQGARHGQYDITLSDLHFSKLRSGQFPPDSHRPLDRASIPIRPSNPFVSQPSNDENISCLLTMGTISIQGSTKSQNRKEAPFVLFGQEIHTAKQISVTCSSDTVSTRRTVNSLDESGFFPNRNDARERSSSKWFQSELNIETDHCKVFMESEDVGRTLNLSLLGSYEELHMKLASMFRVEITEIAKHIHYLDDTGAVRQLGEEPFSKFSKTARRLRVVADSSSDSVEV from the exons ATGCTTACGTTTATGGAATCTAAGGAGAGAAGCAAAGAGAGTGAGAAATGTTTGGATTCTCAGCTGTGGCACGCCTGCGCCGGTAGCATGGTGCAAATGCCACCGGTGAATTCGAATGTGTTCTACTTCCCTCAAGGCCATTTCGAGCACGTTTCTGGTAGTCTTGATCTTAGGAATTGTCCGAGGCTGCCTGCCTATGTGTCTTGTAGGGTGTCTGCAGTTAAGTTCATGGCTGATCCTGATACGGACGAGGTTTTCGCCAAGATTAGATTGGTCCCGGTTGAAGGGAACGAGGTTGATCTTGATAAGGATGGTGCTGCTGAGGTTAATGGCCTTGAGAGTCAAGATAAGCCTTCCTCGTTTGCCAAGACGTTGACACAGTCTGATGCCAATAACGGTGGAGGCTTCTCGGTGCCTAGGTATTGTGCGGAGACAATCTTCCCTCGTTTGGATTACACTGCTGATCCTCCGGTGCAGACCATTCTGGTCAAGGATGTGCACGGGGAGGTTTGGAATTTTAGGCATATCTACAGAGGGACGCCCAGGCGCCACCTCTTGACAACGGGGTGGAGCACGTTTGTGAACCATAAGAAGCTCGTGGCAGGGGATTCAATCGTGTTCCTTAGGGCAGAGAACGGTGACCTTTGTGTTGGGATCAGGCGTGCCAAGAATGGGATTGGTGGTGGATCCGAAGTGCCATCGCAGTGGAGTCCTGGTGGTGGCGGCTGTGCCTTGCCATATGGAGGCTTTTCTATGTTCTTTAAGGAGGATGAGAGCAAGTTGAGTCGAAATGGCGGTGGGAACAACAATGGGAGTTTGGTAAGCAAAGGGAGAAGAGTGAAAACAGAAGATGTTATCGAAGCAGCAACGCTGGGTGCTAATGGAAAGCCCTTTGAAGTGATTTACTATCCCCGAGCTAGCAATCCCGAGTTCTGTGTGATGACGTCTCTTGTGAAGGCGGCCCTTCAAATTCATTGGTGCTCGGGGATGCGGTTCAAGATGGCCTTTGAGACAGAGGATTCTTCTCGCATAAGTTGGTTCATGGGAACCATATCATCCGCGGTGGTTGCTGATCCTGCTCGATGGCCCGATTCCCCTTGGAGGCTTCTACAG GTGAGGTGGGACGAACCCGATCTGCTTCAAAACGTGAAACGAGTTAATCCTTGGTCAATCGAATTAGTATCAAATCTTCCCAACATCCATCTATCCCCTTTCTCATCTCCTCATAAGAAGCTAAGATTACCACATCCTCCTGATTTTTCTATCGACGGACATCTTCCATTCCCGGCCTTCACCGGCAGCCACCCTCTCGGGTCAAGCTACCCCTTCGGTTGTCTCACAGATAACGCTCCTGCTGGCATGCAGGGAGCCAGGCATGGTCAATATGATATAACATTATCCGACCTCCATTTCAGTAAACTACGATCAGGTCAGTTTCCACCTGATTCTCATCGACCTCTTGACAGAGCCTCTATACCTATCCGGCCCTCCAACCCCTTTGTCTCTCAACCGAGCAACGATGAGAACATTTCTTGTCTTTTAACCATGGGAACAATTTCAATTCAAGGATCAACCAAGTCTCAAAATCGGAAGGAAGCCCCATTCGTGCTTTTTGGTCAAGAAATACACACGGCGAAGCAGATTTCTGTAACCTGCTCCAGTGACACTGTTTCCACTCGTCGTACTGTGAATAGCTTGGATGAATCCGGATTTTTTCCTAATAGGAACGATGCACGTGAACGGTCATCGAGCAAGTGGTTTCAGTCGGAGCTAAACATAGAGACCGATCACTGCAAAGTTTTCATGGAATCTGAAGACGTGGGCCGGACATTGAATCTTTCGTTGCTTGGATCGTACGAGGAACTGCACATGAAACTGGCAAGCATGTTTCGGGTCGAAATCACGGAGATTGCAAAGCACATCCACTATCTTGATGACACAGGTGCAGTGAGGCAACTTGGTGAAGAACCATTTAG CAAATTCTCTAAAACAGCAAGAAGGTTGAGAGTTGTAGCTGATTCTAGCAGTGATAGTGTAGAAGTATAG